The following coding sequences lie in one Trichoderma breve strain T069 chromosome 1, whole genome shotgun sequence genomic window:
- a CDS encoding las17-binding protein actin regulator domain-containing protein: protein MQRVSAFLPSWEKRNSGGSRSGSVFGWPNRSSQPPPPNGLSKINTDAANMQVKRVQREAFWPATLDLESDKAARILKSFCVDGYFAPIDDVPVSPSSTSTGVRTLDQVPKKIPKRIIQNAAAIAVFTCMRSGLWMTGSGGSGILIARKSDGTWSPPSGIMLHTPTLSFIIGVDVYDCVLVITSLSALESVSRPRVTLGEDVELRTGETVSIGSDEADVNWRDLGNTVLTYMKARGQQQSVNLYGCMLSERSNENDRFYGSTDITHMDILAGNVARGVEETTSLNEVLKMAEGRTDYDNAVITRVSAEPAPSDALITTSPPKSADDPDPFGVLALEMAGLEIREAGSRIRPTSSLFDMNQAPMSPTVASKFSRQSMDTFVTDAGTQTDVGNTPATSPSPGPSDSNGRASPAYIESVKEEEEEDDEAERARKEEEDDEDEDEDEEEEEEPVLAKAVAHRLSKDVSAGVDSADEAELSDDDAISLSESLRREEDEMSHDESSEEEGLYEHEEDDSDDDMHDANEDDDIEEEEPVVFEVAAVQRTSTQALSSRMIQARGNVVTIAKRVPPPLPTRSPARMSHIANKDATGEELNLQSPLSQTFSSDGDMDGQEADADKIDAVAATEQTEQEAEHSESDESDAAEEPQHKAPASEGNVPSSDESSADESDLEERKQDDVLLNEPHNEQIDNSDAASSKKKHTSSIYTGVTEDRWSDNGSSVTTPTSEQRFSLMMEEKIVDETPKKTIQEAKEVDDSPSAPTETAHSPAVTVAN from the exons ATGCAGCGCGTTTCTGCTTTCCTGCCCTcgtgggagaagagaaactcTGGCGGTTCCAGGAGTGGCAGCGTGTTTGGCTGGCCCAACAGGTCGTCACAGCCTCCGCCCCCCAATGGCCTGTCCAAGATCAACACCGACGCCGCCAATATGCAGGTCAAGCGGGTTCAGCGGGAAGCTTTTTGGCCCGCGACGCTCGACCTTGAGAGCGACAAAGCAGCTCGCATCCTCAAATCCTTTTGCG TGGACGGCTACTTCGCCCCTATCGACGACGTACCGGTGTCTCCGTCTTCCACCTCGACGGGCGTCAGGACCCTGGATCAAGTTCCCAAGAAGATACCAAAGCGAATAATACAGAATGCAGCCGCCATTGCCGTCTTTACGTGTATGCGCAGTGGCTTGTGGATGACCGGCTCGGGTGGCTCAGGTATCCTGATTGCTAGAAAGTCGGACGGCACTTGGTCTCCGCCTTCAGGCATCATGCTTCACACTCCAACCCTTAGCTTCATCATTGGAGTCGACGTCTACGACTGCGTCCTTGTCATTACCAGTCTTTCTGCGCTTGAATCTGTCTCCAGACCGCGAGTGACGCTTGGCGAGGATGTCGAGCTTCGGACAGGAGAGACCGTCTCAATTGGCTCTGATGAGGCTGATGTCAATTGGAGAGACCTGGGCAACACCGTGCTGACATACATGAAAGCCcgaggccagcagcaatcaGTCAACCTATACGGGTGCATGCTGTCCGAGCGCAGCAACGAAAACGACCGCTTCTACGGCTCCACTGACATCACTCATATGGACATCCTTGCTGGAAATGTCGCTCGAGGTGTCGAAGAGACTACTTCTTTGAACGAAGTTCTCAAAATGGCCGAGGGAAGAACTGACTACGACAACGCTGTCATCACCAGGGTTTCTGCGGAGCCTGCGCCGAGTGACGCTTTGATCACTACAAGTCCTCCCAAATCG GCGGATGATCCGGACCCCTTTGGAGTCCTGGCGCTGGAAATGGCGGGCCTTGAGATCCGTGAGGCCGGCTCTCGTATTCGACCGACAAGTAGCTTGTTCGACATGAACCAGGCTCCCATGAGCCCAACTGTTGCATCCAAGTTTAGCCGGCAGAGCATGGACACCTTT GTGACAGATGCCGGCACCCAGACTGACGTGGGCAACACACCGGCAACATCTCCTAGCCCGGGCCCTAGCGACAGCAACGGCCGGGCTTCCCCAGCTTATATCGAGTCTGtaaaggaagaggaggaggaagatgacgaagcAGAGAGGGCaagaaaggaggaagaagacgacgaagacgaggacgaagacgaggaggaggaggaggagccggtGTTGGCAAAGGCAGTCGCCCACAGGCTCTCCAAAGACGTGTCCGCCGGTGTCGACTCTGCGGACGAAGCAGAGCTaagcgatgatgatgccatttcCCTCTCAGAAAGCCTTCGCCgtgaagaggatgagatgagccACGACGAAtcaagcgaagaagaagggctcTATGAGCATGAGGAAGATGATAGCGATGACGACATGCATGATGCAAatgaggacgatgacattgaagaagaagaacccgTGGTCTTTGAGGTCGCCGCAGTGCAGCGAACTAGCACGCAGGCCCTCTCCTCTCGCATGATCCAAGCTCGGGGCAACGTTGTGACGATCGCCAAGAGAGTGCCCCCACCTCTGCCAACACGCAGCCCTGCCAGGATGTCCCACATTGCCAACAAGGACGCTACTGGCGAGGAGCTAAATCTGCAGAGCCCCCTGAGCCAGACATTCAGCAGCGATGGCGATATggacggccaagaagccgATGCCGACAAGATCGACGCCGTGGCAGCGACGGAGCAGACAGAGCAAGAGGCTGAGCACTCCGAAAGCGATGAGAGCGATGCCGCGGAAGAGCCCCAGCACAAAGCCCCGGCTTCAGAGGGGAACGTTCCCAGCTCCGACGAGTCTAGTGCCGATGAGTCCGACTTGGAGGAGCGCAAGCAAGACGATGTTCTGTTGAACGAACCCCACAACGAACAGATTGACAACTCAGATGCGgcatcaagcaagaagaagcacaccTCATCCATCTACACTGGCGTGACCGAGGACCGTTGGAGCGACAACGGATCCTCAGTCACCACACCCACCTCTGAGCAGAGATTCTctctgatgatggaggagaagattgttgatgagaccCCCAAGAAAACGAttcaagaagcaaaggaaGTTGATGATTCTCCCTCTGCGCCCACCGAAACTGCCCACAGCCCGGCTGTGACGGTAGCCAACTAA
- a CDS encoding actin domain-containing protein, with protein sequence MASGGKWREEQILIICPGSRTTMAQLGCGELSPPAHRIPTRMFRDDEDPQQWRPYYTYKRTRIIDGVENEEWVEDVDEDKDAVWPIEGGRIVQMDAFLAFLDHVHGLLTTTYHNTPIMLMASPQWTRPDCETIARYIFEKTKTPALCLIHSGIATQYGLKWPNMTVIDIGYEKVDVTAIHDGRVINHMDLGSPQPDRHISGGEVFTQKLQELLKSKNFNHDMAEQLKKSGICEVLPYAPTQKALVELPVESSSNASQSQSRPAGGAATEQNAPAADSTAPAPTDVPRINEPSDVVMEENEGADTNIDDDGVLDVASIVTSGQTKEFLAKKEKEKEKGKPGRKSNKEKEAEAAAQARPVRQPNSKKMRNTFSYEEIVMEEVHKEVPAPAPVSVPIQMQGVEGSNGGEAPAPEPIPEPASEPAPQGTEADADAKPPVPVGTDDVPPSEPLVKTEETKVNGDGNGNETTADSKPAEVVNGNQTTVDTDNAEPPELRPKRIRRDIEIGLERFLFADRNEIDRIVETIYRTIQGVEDMYMRPACWDNLVFVGNGSRLRGLKDNILQTLNARHLISPSTATMFTSELPSNVATPAGTGSQTPIGSFNGAPHQLSSGGGVNPLLQAATTAATFGIPGRDTIQVATGSTPMVGSEAAGPASGHHFHSQTPTSIKTIALPTYLSEWSKNGFEEAMFLGAQVAARIAFCLHSNMDAQAIEAQKSMSLSRVDYNEHGPKGIRTHSMLS encoded by the exons ATGGCCAGCGGGGGGAAATGGCGCGAGGAGCAgatcctcatcatctgcccCGGCAGCAGAACCACCATGGCCCAGCTGGGCTGCGGCGAGCTGTCGCCTCCGGCTCATCGCATCCCAACGAGGATGTTCAGGGACGACGAGGATCCCCAGCAGTGGCGGCCGTATTACACGTACAAGCGCACCAGGATCATTGACGGCGTGGAGAATGAGGAGTGGGTGGAGGATGTAGACGAAGACAAGGATGCCGTATGGCCAATTGAGG GTGGCCGCATCGTTCAGATGGACGCCTTCCTCGCCTTCCTCGACCACGTCCACGGCCTACTCACCACGACATACCACAACACCCCCATCATGCTCATGGCATCCCCCCAGTGGACGCGGCCCGACTGCGAGACCATTGCGCGCTACATCTTCgagaagacaaagacgcCCGCGCTCTGCCTGATTCACAGCGGCATCGCAACCCAGTACGGTCTCAAGTGGCCCAACATGACCGTCATCGACATTGGCTACGAAAAGGTCGACGTCACGGCCATCCACGACGGGCGTGTCATCAACCACATGGATCTGGGCAGCCCGCAACCCGACCGACACATCAGTGGAGGAGAGGTCTTTACGCAGAAACTACaggagctgttgaagagcaaaaacTTTAACCACGACATGGCGGagcagttgaagaagagcggcatTTGTGAGGTGCTGCCTTATGCCCCCACTCAGAAGGCTCTCGTGGAGCTTCCTGTCGAGTCTTCTTCCAACGCATCACAGTCCCAGTCGCGCCCAGCAGGAGGCGCAGCGACAGAACAGAATGCTCCCGCAGCAGATTCAACGGCACCAGCTCCCACAGACGTACCACGGATTAACGAGCCGTCCGATGTCGTCATGGAGGAGAACGAAGGCGCCGACACCAAcattgatgacgatggcgtccTAGATGTCGCTAGCATCGTCACCAGCGGCCAGACTAAGGAGTTCCttgccaagaaggaaaaggagaaggagaagggtAAGCCTGGACGAAAATCCaacaaggagaaagaagccgaGGCGGCAGCCCAAGCAAGGCCCGTTCGACAGCCCAATTCGAAGAAGATGCGCAACACGTTCTCATACGAGGAGATTGTCATGGAGGAAGTCCACAAAGAGGTGCCTGCGCCGGCTCCCGTATCTGTGCCTATCCAAATGCAGGGCGTGGAGGGCAGCAACGGCGGAGAGGCTCCCGCACCAGAGCCGATACCAGAGCCCGCATCAGAACCCGCACCACAAGGAACGgaggcagatgcagatgccaaGCCCCCAGTTCCTGTAGGGACTGACGACGTACCTCCTTCAGAACCCCTTGTCAAGACTGAGGAAACAAAAGtcaatggtgatggcaatggcaacgaAACTACCGCGGACTCTAAGCCGGCCGAGGTCGTCAACGGGAACCAAACCACCGTCGACACTGACAACGCCGAGCCCCCTGAGCTCCGGCCCAAGCGAATCCGCCGCGACATCGAGATCGGCCTGGAGCGCTTCCTCTTTGCAGACCGCAACGAAATCGACCGCATTGTCGAAACGATCTATCGCACCATTCAGGGTGTCGAGGACATGTACATGCGCCCAGCCTGCTGGGAcaacctcgtcttcgtcggcAACGGCTCGCGGCTGCGCGGCCTCAAGGACAACATTCTGCAGACGCTCAACGCGCGCCACCTCATCTCGCCGTCCACGGCCACCATGTTCACGTCGGAGCTACCGTCCAACGTCGCCACGCCAGCCGGCACCGGCTCGCAGACGCCCATCGGCTCCTTCAACGGAGCGCCGCACCAGCTGtccagcggcggcggtgtcAACCCGCTCCTCCAGGCCGCCACGACGGCAGCCACCTTTGGCATCCCCGGCAGAGACACGATCCAGGTCGCAACGGGATCGACGCCCATGGTCGGCTCTGAGGCCGCCGGTCCCGCCAGCGGCCACCACTTCCACAGCCAGACGCCCACCAGCATCAAGACTATCGCTCTGCCTACATATCTGAGCGAGTGGAGCAAGAACGGCTTCGAAGAGGCCATGTTCTTGGGAGCCCAGGTGGCTGCGAGAATAGCCTTTTGTCTGCACTCCAACATGGATGCTCAGGCCATCGAGGCACAAAAGTCAATGAGCCTGAGCAGAGTCGACTACAA CGAACACGGCCCCAAGGGCATCCGAACACATTCCATGCTCAGCTGA
- a CDS encoding zinc-finger double domain-containing protein — protein sequence MDNPQYPSNGVPTSAAQTYPSPTAISPHQLQTGSPLPQTLPPLQPHTVAMQPLYGSHPHTPRTPGTPNTPTPNNLPSYQQTSQPGPRPGVYSMAQNPYPHQGYATSAAMMPQATAAVSHPQPIAPAPVGGRGPPVLRPMPPGGLMAQPGVASPYGPGSLMQPNSLLQDGEQPTHVVGSQGRRGILPSAPGRPTAQAAGTGAKNTVIPVKDADGKFPCPHCTKTYLHAKHLKRHLLRHTGDRPYMCVLCRDTFSRSDILKRHFQKCSIRRGNPTGASHLSHPQAHVKKNAQAQQKAALENGGDLNHLNGLGNMAGNNIVHPFGIVSVQDGMNSMGGDQSQLSRSSSMGRIDGDADRRNMAGPVMGGSQQYGGDVSSSMTNQQMPNYSMPPGQNGIPMYGGSNPNQQPGLDWSQVFQADTDRNQGRA from the exons ATGGACAACCCTCAGTACCCGAGCAATGGCGTCCCGACGTCCGCGGCCCAGACATACCCGTCGCCCACTGCCATCTCGCCTCACCAGCTTCAGACGGGCTCTCCTCTGCCGCAGACGCTCCCACCTCTGCAGCCCCATACCGTTGCGATGCAGCCGCTGTACGGAAGCCACCCGCATACACCGCGAACTCCCGGCACTCCCAACACGCCAACCCCCAATAACCTTCCTAGCTACCAGCAGACTTCGCAGCCTGGTCCTCGACCTGGAGTTTACTCCATGGCCCAGAACCCGTACCCTCACCAGGGCTATGCCACCTCTGCTGCCATGATGCCTCAAGCCACCGCGGCGGTCTCTCACCCTCAGCCAATTGCTCCTGCGCCGGTTGGCGGACGTGGTCCTCCCGTCCTCCGCCCCATGCCTCCGGGTGGCCTCATGGCCCAGCCTGGTGTGGCTTCGCCTTACGGCCCCGGTTCGCTGATGCAGCCCAACTCGCTCCTCCAGGACGGCGAGCAGCCGACCCACGTTGTTGGATCTCAGGGACGTCGTGGAATCTTGCCCAGCGCTCCCGGACGGCCTACTGCTCAGGCTGCGGGAACTGGCGCAAAGAACACCGTCATCCCTGTCAAGGATGCAGATGGAAAATTCCCCTGCCCTCACTGCACCAAGACCTATCTCCACGCCAAGCACTTGAAGCGCCACCTGCTCCGCC ACACCGGTGATCGCCCCTACATGTGTGTTCTCTGCCGGGACACCTTCTCCCGAAGCGACATCCTCAAGCGTCACTTCCAGAAGTGCTCCATTCGCCGTGGTAACCCCACCGGCGCTAGCCACCTGTCTCACCCCCAGGCTCATGTAAAGAAGAATGCCCAGGCTCAGCAGAAGGCTGCTCTTGAAAACGGAGGAGATCTGAACCACTTGAATGGACTCGGTAACATGGCAGGAAACAACATCGTCCACCCCTTTGGCATTGTCTCCGTTCAGGATGGAATGAACAGTATGGGAGGTGATCAGAGCCAGCTCTCCAGGTCGAGCAGCATGGGTAGaattgatggtgatgcagACCGAAGAAACATGGCTGGACCTGTAATGGGTGGCTCGCAGCAGTATGGCGGCGACGTCTCTAGCTCCATGACCAATCAACAGATGCCCAACTACAGTATGCCTCCTGGTCAGAATGGTATCCCCATGTACGGCGGTTCCAACCCGAACCAACAACCGGGCCTTGACTGGTCTCAGGTCTTCCAGGCTG ACACAGACCGGAACCAAGGTCGAGCCTAA
- a CDS encoding matE domain-containing protein yields MSPAAAGNSGPSGHDHPAFSSSFRSGSPLAEQVLAQDIAECTDDDFDPADDQIDVDHSHHFMYRRPSGVAYGAARPAFNSSALDEPILTPLERKQSRDAERSLLRDNHVLPPKHANKSQSLPARMYRKIFSTKVPVDEYEEESEEDAPLLSRDSDHDYGTRTHRQVSVSAGDEDVDEQWEEAITTGRIRTTWQREAKTVLSYCGPLIVTFFLQYSINVAGIFAVGRIGTIELGAISLANMSQAISCLAPFQGLATSLDTLCAQAYGSGHKHLVGLQCQRMACFLLTLSVPVIFLWLFGAEPILQRMVPDPESARLAALYLRVMIFAIPGVILFECGKRFTQSQGLFQATTYVLLFAAPFNVFLTWLLVWKLEYGFVGAPIAVAITENILPVLLFCYVRFVNGRECWGGFSKRALTNWWVMIRLALPGMIMVEAEWLAFEILTLLASRFGSDYLAAQSVVSTIASISYQIPFPMSIAASTRVANLIGAGLVDAARVTGKVTFVTHCILGLLNFAIYSSLRFHLPLLFTDDEGVISIVASILPVVAVMQVFDCMSAGAHGLLRGIGKQSIGGPVNLISYYVVSLPISLSLAFGLGWKLQGLWAGVTVGLILVSSIEYTYLLKTDWHQAAREAAARNAAG; encoded by the exons ATGAGtcccgccgccgctggtAACTCTGGGCCTTCTGGCCATGACCACCCAGCCTTTTCGTCCTCGTTCCGCTCTGGATCTCCTCTAGCGGAGCAAGTTCTGGCTCAAGACATTGCAGAGTGCACCGATGACGATTTCGACCCTGCGGACGACCAGATTGACGTTGATCATAGCCATCACTTCATGTATCGCCGGCCAAGCGGCGTGGCATACGGAGCAGCTCGGCCTGCTTTCAACTCAAGCGCCCTGGACGAGCCCATCTTGACACCTCTAGAGCGGAAGCAATCTCGCGATGCCGAGCGCAGCCTCCTGCGGGACAACCATGTCCTGCCCCCGAAACATGCCAACAAGAGCCAATCGCTGCCCGCTCGAATGTATCGAAAGATCTTTAGCACCAAAGTCCCCGTCGATGagtatgaagaagaatctgAAGAGGATGCGCCGCTGCTCTCCCGGGATAGCGACCACGACTATGGTACACGGACACATCGACAGGTATCCGTCTCTGCGGGCGACGAGGACGTAGATGAGCAGTGGGAGGAGGCTATAACAACGGGACGGATTCGCACGACATGGCAGCGTGAGGCCAAGACGGTGCTGTCGTACTGTGGGCCGCTGATTGTgaccttttttctccaatATTCGATCAATGTGGCCGGTATCTTTGCCGTTGGTCGTATTGGTACCATAGAGCTGGGAGCTATATCAT TGGCCAACATGTCGCAAGCCATCTCCTGCTTGGCCCCTTTTCAAGGTTTGGCTACAAGTCTGGATACCCTCTGCGCTCAAGCATATGGATCCGGTCACAAGCATCTCGTTGGCTTACAGTGCCAGCGCATGGCATGCTTCCTGCTGACCCTCTCCGTGCCCGTCATCTTCCTATGGCTCTTCGGCGCGGAACCAATCTTACAGCGCATGGTGCCTGACCCCGAGTCTGCTCGACTTGCTGCTCTCTACCTTCGCGTCATGATCTTTGCGATTCCCGGCGTCATTCTGTTTGAGTGCGGTAAGCGCTTCACCCAGTCGCAGGGTCTCTTCCAGGCAACCACCTATGTTCTGCTCTTCGCCGCTCCCTTCAACGTCTTCCTTACCTGGTTGCTCGTCTGGAAGCTCGAGTACGGCTTTGTTGGCGCGCCCATTGCCGTGGCCATTACTGAGAACATCTTGCCCGTTCTCCTATTCTGCTATGTCCGGTTCGTCAACGGCCGCGAGTGCTGGGGCGGATTCAGCAAGCGAGCACTTACCAACTGGTGGGTAATGATCCGGCTGGCGCTCCCCGGCATGATCATGGTCGAAGCCGAGTGGCTCGCTTTCGAGATCCTGACGCTATTGGCCAGCCGCTTCGGATCCGACTATCTCGCCGCCCAGAGCGTCGTTTCGACAattgcctccatctcataCCAGATTCCCTTCCCCATGTCGATTGCCGCGTCTACTCGCGTTGCCAACCTGATAGGCGCTGGGCTTGTCGACGCGGCCAGAGTTACTGGCAAAGTG ACTTTTGTGACACACTGCATACTCGGACTCCTCAACTTTGCCATTTACAGCAGTCTTCGATTCCACCTACCGCTGCTCTTCACGGATGATGAGGGggtcatctccatcgtggCCAGCATTTTGCCTGTTGTCGCCGTCATGCAGGTATTCGACTGCATGAGCGCCGGTGCGCATGGATTGCTCCGTGGTATCGGCAAACAGAGCATAGGCGGACCAGTCAACCTAATCTCATACTACGTCGTCTCGCTGCCCATTTCGCTCTCATTGGCTTTTGGACTCGGCTGGAAACTGCAGGGTCTATGGGCCGGCGTCACCGTGGGCTTGATACT GGTCTCTTCGATCGAATATACTTACCTGCTGAAGACGGACTGGcaccaagcagctcgagagGCTGCCGCCAGAAATGCAGCGGGCTAG
- a CDS encoding tyrosyl-DNA phosphodiesterase domain-containing protein, with amino-acid sequence MDSSRKRQRSFDEGNEFGALASLSRPISPPRKRFRQVVQKSPWQLTRIRDVPEELNKDTVTLEDILGDPSITECWQFNFLHDIPFVMDAFDQHVRDSVQLHVVHGFWKRNDLNRVVLSEHALQHPNVHLHCAPMPEMFGTHHSKMMILFRSDNTAQIIIHTANMIPKDWTNMTNAVWRSPKLPWMSELDTGLQQAEQFSIGSGAKFKADLLTYLMQYDSHRVTCKQLVDRLLNFDFSSIRATLIASVPGRHNLYDPSNPTWGWTALKKCLQGVPVEPGESQIVVQISSIATLGAKDDWLQKTLFDTLATTRSQNTKWPSFKVVFPTADEIRNSLDGYASGQSIHTKIKSAQHIRQLHYLHPMLRHWANDNANGAGPLEQPPTISGDSGRNRAAPHIKTYTRFNQNNSIDWALLTSANMSKQAWGEAPNSTGDVRIASWEVGVLVWPGLLSENGVMVSSFQSDTPDASPFTEGQRPLIGLRMPYSMPLQAYGKGEVPWAATAAHSEPDWKGFMWTYTPSDTA; translated from the exons ATGGACTCCTCGCGCAAGCGTCAGCGCAGTTTTGACGAGGGCAATGAATTCGGAGCTTTGGCATCTCTCTCACGGCCCATTAGTCCTCCGCGAAAAAGGTTTCGTCAGGTTGTACAAAAGTCGCCATGGCAGCTCACCAGAATTCGAGATGTCCCAGAAGAATTGAATAAGGATACCGTGACTCTGGAGGATATCCTGGGTGACCCCTCCATCACCGAATGCTGGCAGTTCAACTTCCTTCACGACATCCCCTTCGTAATGGATGCCTTTGACCAGCACGTTAGAGATTCGGTTCAGTTACACGTGGTTCACGGATTCTGGAAAAGAAATGATTTGAATCGTGTTGTTCTTTCG GAGCACGCATTGCAACACCCCAACGTGCATCTGCATTGCGCGCCCATGCCTGAGATGTTTGGGACGCATCActccaagatgatgataCTATTTCGCTCTGACAACACCGCgcaaatcatcatccacacAGCAAACATGATTCCAAAAGACTGGACCAACATGACCAACGCCGTCTGGAGATCTCCAAAGCTCCCATGGATGTCGGAACTGGATACCGGACTCCAGCAAGCAGAGCAATTTTCCATCGGCAGTGGGGCGAAGTTCAAGGCGGATCTATTGACCTACTTGATGCAATATGACTCCCATAGGGTTACTTGCAAACAGCTCGTAGATCGTCTCCTCAATTTCGACTTCTCCAGCATACGGGCAACCCTAATAGCCAGTGTTCCGGGCAGACACAACTTGTATGATCCAAGTAACCCGACCTGGGGTTGGACTGCGTTAAAGAAATGTTTACAAGGTGTGCCTGTTGAGCCCGGAGAGTCCCAAATCGTGGTTCAAATATCTTCTATTGCGACTCTTGGTGCCAAGGACGATTGGCTGCAAAAGACGTTGTTTGACACGCTGGCCACAACCCGGAGCCAGAATACGAAGTGGCCAAGCTTCAAGGTCGTCTTCCCCACGGCAGACGAGATCCGGAACTCGTTGGATGGATACGCTTCGGGGCAATCGATTCACACCAAGATTAAGTCGGCGCAGCATATCAGGCAGCTGCACTATCTCCATCCGATGCTGCGTCACTGGGCCAACGACAATGCAAATGGAGCAG GGCCTCTTGAACAGCCGCCTACTATTAGCGGCGATAGCGGGCGAAACCGTGCGGCCCCGCACATCAAGACTTATACCCGCTTCAACCAGAACAATTCGATTGACTGGGCCCTGCTAACATCGGCAAACATGTCGAAACAGGCGTGGGGCGAGGCACCCAATTCTACCGGGGATGTTCGAATCGCTTCCTGGGAGGTTGGCGTGTTGGTGTGGCCGGGGCTGCTCAGTGAAAACGGGGTCATGGTGAGCTCGTTCCAGTCAGATACCCCGGATGCATCGCCATTCACAGAAGGACAAAGGCCTCTCATTGGCCTTCGGATGCCATATAGCATGCCGCTGCAGGCCTACGGGAAGGGCGAGGTCCCTTGGGCTGCAACTGCGGCCCACTCCGAGCCTGATTGGAAAGGCTTCATGTGGACGTACACTCCCAGCGACACTGCTTAG